One genomic segment of Intestinimonas butyriciproducens includes these proteins:
- a CDS encoding GNAT family N-acetyltransferase, with translation MDVKLRKEGPEDTRTVECLLREAFWNVYVPGCEEHYLAHILRKHRDFVPELDLVAEAEGRLVGNVMCTHARIVSARETAWEMLCLGPLGVLPEYQQYGVGRILVERVTTLASEMGFGSIFLYGDPSYYRRLGFLPGEQFGIRNGEGQWAAALQGRELRPGALEKVEGRFLESEAFRTDPEAAARFDRTFPEREKKWLPSQDLFLELVNMVRQ, from the coding sequence TTGGATGTTAAACTGAGGAAAGAGGGGCCGGAGGACACTCGAACGGTAGAGTGTCTGCTACGGGAGGCTTTTTGGAATGTTTATGTGCCGGGCTGTGAGGAGCACTATCTGGCCCATATTTTGCGGAAACACCGGGACTTTGTTCCGGAGCTGGACCTGGTGGCCGAAGCGGAGGGGCGCCTGGTGGGAAACGTCATGTGTACCCATGCCCGTATTGTGAGTGCACGCGAAACGGCATGGGAGATGCTGTGCCTCGGGCCGCTGGGTGTGCTGCCGGAATATCAGCAGTACGGTGTGGGGCGCATCTTGGTGGAGCGCGTGACCACGCTGGCGAGCGAGATGGGTTTTGGCTCCATTTTCCTCTATGGGGACCCCTCTTATTATCGTCGGTTGGGTTTTCTGCCCGGTGAACAGTTTGGAATACGAAACGGAGAGGGGCAATGGGCGGCGGCCCTGCAAGGGCGGGAACTGCGCCCGGGCGCATTGGAGAAGGTGGAAGGCCGCTTTTTAGAATCGGAGGCATTCCGGACCGATCCAGAGGCGGCGGCCCGCTTTGACAGAACATTTCCGGAGAGAGAGAAAAAGTGGCTGCCCAGTCAGGATCTGTTTTTAGAGCTTGTAAACATGGTCCGACAATAG
- a CDS encoding phage holin family protein, translated as MTENINGIKAAVAAVIAALTALWGWYGWFICILALCMLLDYITGSAAGMKAGEWSSKTARTGLWHKLAILVAVLVAAILDTVVGMIVNNIPSITLPFEYTVIFGPLVVAWYILTELGSILENAGKLGDGKQPAWFKRAVSALKSGVDQTGDKLGGGEDREKE; from the coding sequence ATGACCGAAAACATCAACGGCATCAAGGCCGCCGTGGCCGCCGTCATCGCCGCGCTGACCGCTCTGTGGGGGTGGTACGGTTGGTTTATCTGCATTCTGGCCCTGTGCATGCTGCTGGACTACATCACCGGCTCCGCCGCCGGAATGAAGGCGGGGGAGTGGTCCTCCAAGACGGCCCGCACTGGGCTGTGGCATAAGCTGGCCATCCTTGTGGCTGTACTGGTGGCCGCTATTCTGGACACAGTAGTGGGCATGATCGTCAACAATATTCCGTCGATCACGCTTCCCTTTGAGTATACGGTGATCTTCGGCCCCCTTGTGGTGGCTTGGTACATCCTCACGGAGCTGGGCTCCATCCTGGAGAACGCGGGGAAGTTGGGGGACGGTAAGCAGCCCGCGTGGTTCAAAAGGGCCGTCTCCGCCCTCAAATCCGGCGTGGACCAAACCGGGGATAAGCTGGGCGGCGGAGAGGACCGGGAGAAGGAATGA
- a CDS encoding FUSC family protein translates to MSILIPKVGMRTVKTAVSVMISYLVFVPFGLLYREELGGVWGQMGPLYACIACVVCMQSSLGQTMQQGISRFIGVAVGGTLGVLVLALGEPVRYPLVKALMLGVVCVAGVWLCLLLKRPAACAMACIVPCVILVNGMTGVERYYYAAARIIETVVGVAIAFGINAALPDHREGPSDEPWEPVEDEETK, encoded by the coding sequence ATGAGCATTCTTATCCCTAAAGTGGGTATGCGCACCGTTAAAACAGCGGTGTCGGTCATGATTTCTTATCTGGTCTTCGTGCCGTTCGGTCTTTTGTACCGGGAAGAGCTGGGAGGAGTATGGGGGCAGATGGGCCCACTGTATGCCTGCATTGCCTGTGTGGTGTGTATGCAGAGTTCACTGGGGCAGACGATGCAGCAGGGCATTTCTCGCTTTATCGGCGTAGCTGTGGGCGGCACGCTTGGGGTCCTGGTGCTGGCGCTGGGAGAACCGGTGCGTTATCCGCTGGTCAAGGCGCTGATGCTCGGCGTGGTCTGTGTGGCAGGCGTCTGGCTATGCCTGCTACTCAAGCGGCCGGCCGCCTGTGCCATGGCCTGTATCGTACCCTGCGTGATTCTGGTCAACGGGATGACAGGGGTGGAACGGTATTATTATGCGGCGGCCCGCATCATCGAGACCGTGGTTGGGGTGGCAATTGCCTTCGGCATCAATGCCGCCCTCCCGGACCACCGGGAAGGGCCCTCTGATGAGCCGTGGGAGCCGGTGGAGGACGAAGAGACGAAATAG
- a CDS encoding D-alanyl-D-alanine carboxypeptidase family protein, which yields MDFIRPSFPDTGICGTFRARAAEFGFILRYPKGKEAVTGIGWEPWHFRYVGIPFAREIADRGLTLEEYLL from the coding sequence CTGGATTTTATTCGCCCCTCCTTCCCCGATACCGGCATATGCGGAACGTTTCGGGCCCGGGCGGCGGAGTTTGGCTTTATTCTCCGCTATCCCAAGGGCAAGGAGGCCGTCACTGGAATTGGTTGGGAGCCCTGGCACTTTCGGTATGTGGGCATCCCTTTTGCCCGCGAGATTGCAGACCGCGGCCTCACGCTGGAGGAGTATCTGCTATGA
- the dnaX gene encoding DNA polymerase III subunit gamma/tau, with translation MIGLYQALYRKWRPRTFDDVVGQTHITDTLKRQVATGRLSHAYLFTGTRGTGKTTCAKILARAVNCEHPVDGNPCNACNSCRGIENGSILDVLELDAASNNGVDQVRALRDEAVYTPAAVRKRVYIVDEVHMLSTAAFNALLKILEEPPAHLMFILATTELHKVPATIKSRCQQFSFQRILPGDIAQRLLYVAEREGIALTSEGAALLSRLADGGLRDALSLLDQCAGPAGPIGEQQVLDALGLAGNLETARLMGRVADRDAGGALEDIARLYGGGKDISAILGELASLTRDLLIRKTAPRSGGTLLNGGFDETTMRGLSEKFTAPRLVWMLTVLQAALAELPRSSNRRTDAELCLIRLCDERLDDSAGGLVARLDRVEAQLSSGVPLLKEKSENACQIISGEKAGISISQSYMQGETLVDDDRSQKDLLPWEAAGIPRVEPMAAASDPKPTADTVPSVPPAPDGDIWPALAAGLKNKVSRNAWSFLGNPSMVRGEYADGVLTLWADDELVKGVVSRPTVLEAVGTLAQGRLGREVRVSVKVGRPESAVGHDKLDDLLAFGRRFDNITIKE, from the coding sequence GTGATTGGATTGTACCAGGCGCTCTATCGAAAATGGCGGCCCCGCACATTTGATGATGTGGTAGGCCAGACCCATATCACCGATACACTCAAGCGGCAGGTGGCGACGGGCCGGCTTTCTCATGCTTACCTCTTTACCGGAACGCGGGGGACGGGCAAAACGACATGCGCCAAGATCTTGGCCCGAGCCGTCAATTGTGAGCATCCGGTGGACGGGAATCCCTGTAATGCATGCAATTCCTGCCGCGGCATTGAAAACGGCTCCATTCTGGACGTGCTGGAGCTGGATGCAGCTTCCAACAACGGAGTGGACCAGGTACGCGCCCTGCGGGATGAAGCGGTATATACCCCGGCGGCAGTGCGCAAGCGGGTGTACATCGTAGACGAGGTGCACATGCTTTCGACCGCTGCCTTCAATGCGCTGCTGAAGATATTGGAGGAGCCCCCTGCGCATTTGATGTTTATTCTGGCCACCACAGAGCTCCATAAGGTGCCGGCGACCATCAAATCAAGATGCCAGCAGTTCTCTTTTCAGCGAATCTTGCCGGGCGATATAGCCCAGCGCCTCTTATATGTGGCGGAACGTGAGGGAATTGCGCTCACCTCCGAGGGGGCGGCGCTGCTGTCCAGACTGGCGGACGGCGGCCTGAGGGACGCGCTCTCCCTGCTGGACCAGTGTGCCGGGCCGGCGGGGCCCATCGGAGAGCAGCAGGTACTGGATGCGCTGGGGCTTGCCGGAAATCTGGAGACCGCCCGCCTGATGGGCCGCGTGGCGGACCGGGATGCCGGAGGGGCGCTGGAGGACATCGCACGGCTCTACGGAGGCGGCAAGGATATTTCTGCGATCCTGGGGGAGCTGGCTTCGCTGACAAGAGACCTGCTGATCCGAAAGACAGCGCCCAGGTCCGGCGGCACGCTTCTGAACGGCGGGTTCGATGAGACCACGATGCGGGGACTCTCAGAGAAGTTCACGGCACCCCGGCTCGTGTGGATGCTCACTGTTCTGCAAGCCGCTCTGGCAGAGCTGCCGCGCAGCAGCAACCGGCGGACGGATGCAGAACTGTGTCTGATCCGCCTGTGTGACGAGCGGCTGGATGACAGCGCAGGCGGGCTGGTCGCGCGGTTGGACCGTGTGGAAGCACAATTGTCCAGTGGCGTCCCACTTCTAAAAGAGAAAAGTGAAAACGCTTGTCAGATAATTTCGGGGGAGAAAGCGGGAATTTCCATATCGCAAAGCTATATGCAAGGAGAAACGCTTGTCGATGATGACCGCTCCCAGAAGGATCTGCTGCCGTGGGAAGCAGCTGGCATACCGCGTGTGGAGCCGATGGCCGCCGCGTCCGATCCGAAACCTACGGCCGACACGGTGCCGTCCGTACCGCCTGCTCCGGATGGAGATATCTGGCCTGCGCTGGCGGCCGGACTTAAGAATAAAGTGAGCCGCAACGCATGGTCTTTTCTTGGGAATCCCTCGATGGTGCGGGGGGAATATGCAGATGGGGTGCTCACTCTTTGGGCGGACGACGAGTTGGTAAAGGGTGTGGTGAGCCGTCCCACTGTGCTGGAGGCGGTGGGAACTCTTGCACAGGGCAGACTGGGGCGTGAGGTACGTGTGTCTGTAAAAGTAGGTCGTCCGGAGTCGGCGGTCGGGCATGATAAGCTGGATGATTTGCTGGCCTTCGGGCGGCGGTTCGACAATATTACCATCAAGGAGTGA
- a CDS encoding TVP38/TMEM64 family protein, producing the protein MKKHRWNITLALTVLLLGGGLLFLWQTGFFAAATSLEGIRAYIEEFSPYSQAVFFSVQLASVILAPIPSNITAAAGALLFGMWPAFLLTWAAVALGSLVVFCLARTLGQKFVERFVSEKVSERYLGLMKRKRDVFLCLVFLFPFFPDDIICILAGLTDIKRTRFAMIVVLFRPWGLLVACGVGGSVISIPLWGMVLIGIAGAILFLVGLKYGDRVEACLLERMKKR; encoded by the coding sequence ATGAAAAAGCATAGGTGGAATATTACGCTTGCGCTTACAGTATTACTGCTGGGGGGCGGCTTACTCTTCCTGTGGCAGACCGGCTTTTTTGCTGCGGCGACCTCTCTGGAAGGAATCCGGGCATATATAGAAGAGTTTTCTCCTTATTCACAGGCGGTTTTCTTTTCCGTACAACTGGCCTCCGTCATTTTAGCGCCGATCCCCAGCAACATTACAGCGGCGGCAGGAGCGCTGCTATTTGGCATGTGGCCGGCTTTTTTGCTCACTTGGGCGGCTGTGGCTCTGGGGTCGCTCGTTGTATTTTGTTTGGCAAGGACTCTGGGACAAAAATTTGTGGAGCGATTTGTGAGCGAAAAGGTGTCGGAGCGTTATTTGGGCCTTATGAAAAGGAAAAGGGACGTTTTTTTATGTCTGGTGTTTTTGTTTCCTTTCTTCCCGGATGATATCATTTGTATCCTAGCTGGACTCACTGACATCAAGCGCACACGCTTTGCAATGATTGTGGTTTTATTTCGTCCCTGGGGACTTCTGGTGGCCTGTGGTGTTGGGGGATCGGTGATATCCATTCCTCTGTGGGGCATGGTGTTGATAGGCATTGCCGGGGCGATCCTGTTTCTGGTGGGGCTCAAATACGGGGACAGGGTGGAGGCGTGCCTGCTTGAGCGAATGAAGAAGCGCTGA
- a CDS encoding desulfoferrodoxin family protein: MELKLYRCAHCGNIAFKLVDKGVPLVCCGEPMQELKANVTDGAVEKHVPQITRDGAHVTVQVGSTIHPMLPEHYIQIIAAVSGNKVTFQLPKPGDEPVLKVGSSEPVTAYEYCNLHGFWKGEE; the protein is encoded by the coding sequence ATGGAACTGAAACTTTATCGTTGTGCGCACTGCGGCAATATCGCGTTCAAGCTGGTGGATAAGGGTGTGCCTCTGGTCTGTTGCGGCGAGCCCATGCAGGAGCTGAAGGCCAACGTCACCGACGGCGCTGTGGAGAAACATGTTCCCCAGATCACCCGTGACGGCGCGCATGTGACCGTGCAGGTGGGTTCCACCATTCACCCCATGCTCCCTGAGCACTATATCCAGATCATTGCGGCTGTCAGCGGCAATAAGGTGACCTTCCAGTTGCCCAAGCCCGGTGACGAGCCTGTCCTGAAGGTGGGAAGCAGCGAGCCTGTGACCGCTTACGAGTACTGCAATCTCCACGGCTTCTGGAAGGGCGAGGAATAA
- the vanG gene encoding D-alanine--D-serine ligase VanG yields the protein MSKCRLAVLFGGCSPEYRVSLQSAHGVLTHLDPQKYEPVPLGITRDGRWFLYTGPYDALPDDTWHLGPCCVPAVLSPDRELHGLLLLNAAGPSTLRLDAALPVLHGRNGEDGTVQGLLELAGIPVAGCGVLSSALCMDKELAHQVARASGVEVPRSVVFRAGEDFVLLRQRTAALSWPLFVKPARAGSSFGVTRVTAQSELFAAVSSALERDDKVVVEEEVSGFEVGCAVLGDRDLTLGRPDEIELQKGFFTYDEKYHLITARIHTPARISPSQEQAVQALSSKLYRALDCRGMARVDLFLTPDGRLIFNEINTIPGFTAHSRYPAMMAAAGLSFSQVLDRLIETAVGT from the coding sequence ATGTCAAAATGCAGGCTGGCCGTTCTCTTTGGCGGCTGCTCCCCGGAGTATCGCGTGTCCCTCCAATCGGCCCATGGGGTGCTCACACACCTGGACCCGCAGAAATATGAGCCCGTCCCCCTTGGCATCACCCGGGATGGGCGCTGGTTTCTCTACACCGGCCCCTATGATGCGCTGCCGGACGACACCTGGCACCTGGGCCCCTGCTGTGTCCCCGCCGTCCTCTCACCGGACCGGGAGCTCCATGGGCTGCTGCTTCTGAACGCCGCAGGGCCCTCCACGCTGCGGCTGGATGCCGCGCTTCCCGTCCTTCACGGCCGCAACGGCGAGGACGGTACCGTGCAGGGCCTGCTGGAACTGGCCGGTATCCCGGTGGCAGGCTGCGGCGTACTCTCCTCCGCTCTATGCATGGACAAGGAGCTCGCCCATCAGGTGGCGCGTGCCTCGGGTGTGGAGGTCCCCCGCTCTGTGGTTTTCCGTGCAGGGGAGGACTTTGTCCTACTGCGCCAGAGGACCGCCGCGCTTTCCTGGCCCCTTTTTGTAAAGCCCGCCCGGGCTGGCTCCTCCTTCGGCGTAACCCGTGTTACCGCCCAATCCGAACTTTTCGCCGCCGTTTCATCCGCGCTGGAGCGAGACGACAAAGTGGTCGTTGAGGAGGAAGTCTCAGGATTTGAAGTCGGCTGTGCCGTATTGGGGGACCGGGACCTCACGCTGGGCCGCCCCGATGAGATCGAACTCCAGAAAGGCTTTTTCACCTACGATGAGAAATACCATCTCATCACCGCCAGAATCCACACGCCTGCCAGAATCTCTCCGAGTCAGGAACAGGCCGTGCAGGCGCTCTCGTCCAAACTCTACCGCGCGCTTGACTGCCGCGGCATGGCACGGGTGGATCTCTTCCTTACGCCCGACGGACGATTGATTTTCAATGAGATCAACACCATCCCCGGCTTTACGGCGCACAGCCGCTATCCCGCCATGATGGCTGCGGCAGGGCTCTCCTTCTCCCAGGTGCTGGACCGGCTCATCGAAACGGCGGTGGGCACATGA
- a CDS encoding MBL fold metallo-hydrolase, with translation MPEEIMQNIHRIPVPLPGNPLKELNAYLIRGKDRNLLIDTGFRQPACREALFAGLRELGLRRGDVDVLLTHLHSDHAGLAPEAAGETGTIFVSSVDRLTLDNMAERQKYWEEADNRFREEGFPISMMMQIRDKNPARSMAPPTGGHYSSLEDGDVLEAGDYRLQCLLMPGHTPGQMCFWMEREGCMFLGDHVLFDITPNITAWPRMPDALGSYLRSLEKIRAYDVKLALPGHRRGGDMHLRIDQLLEHHKRRLEEAFSAVKNHPGQPAYFLAGKMTWKIRASSWDTFPVAQKWFAVGECMSHLDHLMVQGRIRKELQGGKAAYFAV, from the coding sequence ATGCCGGAGGAAATCATGCAAAATATCCATCGGATTCCCGTTCCCCTGCCGGGAAATCCGCTCAAGGAGCTCAACGCCTATCTGATTCGGGGGAAGGACCGTAATCTGCTCATCGACACGGGGTTCCGCCAGCCGGCCTGCCGGGAGGCCCTCTTCGCGGGGCTGAGAGAGCTGGGGCTGCGCCGTGGAGATGTGGACGTGCTGCTGACACACCTGCATTCGGACCACGCGGGACTGGCTCCGGAGGCGGCGGGGGAGACGGGAACGATCTTTGTCAGCTCGGTGGACCGTCTCACGCTGGACAACATGGCGGAGCGCCAGAAGTACTGGGAAGAGGCGGACAACCGGTTCCGGGAGGAGGGATTTCCCATCTCCATGATGATGCAGATCAGGGACAAGAATCCCGCCCGCTCCATGGCTCCACCCACCGGGGGACATTATTCCAGCCTGGAGGACGGCGATGTGCTGGAGGCCGGGGACTACCGGTTGCAGTGCCTGCTGATGCCCGGGCACACCCCGGGCCAGATGTGCTTCTGGATGGAACGGGAGGGCTGCATGTTCCTGGGAGACCACGTGCTTTTTGATATCACGCCCAATATTACCGCCTGGCCACGGATGCCGGACGCCCTTGGGTCCTATCTCAGGAGCCTGGAGAAGATCAGGGCATATGACGTGAAATTGGCCCTGCCCGGTCATCGCCGGGGCGGAGATATGCACCTGCGGATCGACCAACTCCTCGAGCACCATAAGCGCCGCCTGGAGGAGGCCTTTTCCGCGGTAAAGAACCACCCGGGCCAGCCGGCCTATTTCCTGGCGGGAAAAATGACATGGAAGATCCGTGCCAGCTCCTGGGACACCTTCCCGGTGGCGCAGAAGTGGTTCGCAGTGGGGGAGTGTATGTCCCATCTGGATCACCTGATGGTGCAGGGACGCATACGCAAGGAGCTCCAGGGCGGAAAGGCGGCCTATTTCGCCGTCTGA
- a CDS encoding YbaB/EbfC family nucleoid-associated protein, with product MAKGFNSRGIGGMGGGFNMNMIKQAQKMQQDMQKMQEELENKEYTAQAGGGVVSATVSGKHELKSLAIDPEAVDPEDVEMLQDLIVAAVNEAMRTAASDAAASMGQLTGGLNLPF from the coding sequence ATGGCAAAGGGATTCAACAGCCGCGGTATAGGCGGCATGGGCGGCGGTTTTAATATGAATATGATTAAGCAGGCCCAGAAGATGCAGCAGGATATGCAGAAGATGCAGGAGGAGTTGGAGAACAAGGAGTACACCGCGCAGGCGGGCGGAGGCGTGGTCTCGGCCACGGTGTCGGGTAAACATGAGCTCAAGAGCCTTGCTATCGATCCCGAGGCTGTGGACCCCGAGGATGTGGAGATGTTGCAGGATCTCATTGTAGCTGCGGTCAACGAGGCCATGCGGACGGCGGCCTCTGATGCGGCCGCCTCCATGGGACAGCTCACCGGCGGGCTGAATCTGCCGTTCTAA
- the rbr gene encoding rubrerythrin — MELKGSKTEANLWKAFAGESQARNKYTYFASVARKEGYEQIAAIFEETAGNEKEHAKLWFKALGGIATTAENLLAAAEGEHEEWTEMYKEMSETAREEGFHALADAFAAVAKIEKSHEDRYVKLAENLSNSEVFKRAEVKVWYCRNCGHLEYGVEAPEVCPVCGHPRAYFEIKAENY, encoded by the coding sequence ATGGAACTGAAAGGCAGCAAGACGGAGGCCAATCTGTGGAAAGCGTTCGCCGGGGAGTCCCAGGCCCGCAACAAATATACTTATTTTGCCAGCGTAGCCCGCAAGGAGGGCTACGAGCAGATCGCAGCCATTTTTGAGGAGACCGCCGGCAATGAGAAGGAGCACGCCAAGCTCTGGTTCAAGGCTCTGGGCGGCATCGCCACCACGGCTGAGAACCTGCTGGCCGCCGCCGAGGGTGAGCATGAAGAGTGGACCGAGATGTACAAGGAGATGTCCGAGACCGCCCGTGAGGAAGGTTTCCACGCTCTGGCCGATGCGTTTGCCGCTGTGGCCAAGATCGAGAAGAGCCATGAGGACCGCTATGTGAAGCTGGCCGAGAACCTCTCCAACAGCGAGGTGTTCAAGAGAGCTGAGGTCAAGGTGTGGTACTGCCGCAACTGCGGACACCTGGAGTACGGCGTAGAGGCCCCTGAGGTCTGCCCCGTCTGCGGTCATCCCCGCGCCTATTTTGAGATCAAGGCTGAGAATTATTGA
- a CDS encoding Fur family transcriptional regulator, with product MSGKRYSRQRELIYQCLLHTNQHPTAEMIYSWLKPENPNLSLGTVYRNLNLLSEEGIIVRMPFPVERYDAVKEPHPHFRCRKCGGVYDLEGLEYDHGLDEEAARCSGHEVERHEVVFSGICAHCVEKH from the coding sequence ATGAGCGGCAAACGATATTCTCGACAGAGAGAACTGATTTATCAGTGCCTGTTGCATACGAATCAGCATCCCACTGCGGAGATGATCTATAGCTGGCTCAAGCCGGAAAACCCCAATTTGAGCTTAGGTACGGTCTACCGAAACCTGAACCTGCTCTCAGAGGAAGGAATCATTGTGCGGATGCCCTTTCCGGTGGAGCGATATGACGCTGTTAAGGAGCCCCATCCACATTTCCGCTGCCGCAAATGCGGAGGCGTATACGACCTGGAGGGCTTGGAGTACGACCATGGGTTGGACGAGGAGGCGGCCAGGTGCAGCGGGCATGAGGTAGAGCGCCATGAGGTGGTTTTTTCCGGAATCTGTGCCCATTGTGTCGAAAAGCATTGA
- the alr gene encoding alanine racemase: MSRSPRSGGLDWFRLPAALLVVANHTSPLLAFSPEADHVLTQIPARVAVPFFLSVSGYFLLPKAEREGRRAVCPFLRRTLLLYLCATLFYLPLQLYKGHRPGLLGALRGFARLTGLTTLLMDNDFLHFLAVVCLSLAAGALFCRFLRPRPSPAPARCWAEIDLSALRHNLGALRARIPPECALMAVVKADGYGHGAVQIARFCAGEGVGAFAVATVNEGATLRRAGIKGDILVLGRTFPPEFSEAHRRNLILTVADPVHAEELAAFGKSLRLHVAVDTGMHRLGFPSSEVDAVAAVYRAPRLRAEGLFTHLCAADSDTPSDRAFTHSQIDAFFALAANLKARGIDPGVLHIQASAGIYSCPALPCSLVRPGLALYGVGSSGLRPVLTLKCRVAAIHVLAPGDTAGYGRTFTASRPTRLAVLSIGYADGFPRALGGRGHALIAGKSAPIVGRVCMDQTLCDVTAIPAAVPRCEAVLIGSGLDAAAVAGAAETIPNELLSRLGVRVQRVHRMPS, translated from the coding sequence ATGAGCCGCTCTCCCCGCTCCGGGGGTCTGGACTGGTTTCGCCTGCCTGCCGCGCTGCTGGTCGTAGCCAACCACACCTCTCCGCTTCTCGCCTTTTCCCCCGAGGCCGATCATGTGCTGACCCAGATCCCGGCACGGGTGGCCGTCCCCTTTTTCCTGTCCGTTTCGGGGTATTTTCTGTTGCCGAAGGCGGAGCGGGAGGGCCGGCGCGCCGTGTGCCCCTTCCTCCGCCGGACGCTGCTTCTCTATCTGTGCGCCACACTTTTCTATCTGCCTCTCCAGCTCTATAAGGGACATCGTCCCGGCCTCCTTGGCGCGCTGCGCGGTTTCGCCCGCCTGACCGGCCTGACCACTCTGCTGATGGACAACGATTTTCTTCACTTTCTCGCCGTAGTCTGCCTCTCTCTGGCCGCCGGAGCACTGTTCTGCCGATTCCTGCGGCCGCGGCCATCCCCTGCTCCCGCCCGCTGCTGGGCCGAGATCGACCTCTCCGCCCTTCGGCATAACTTGGGGGCGCTCCGGGCTCGAATCCCGCCGGAGTGTGCCCTGATGGCCGTGGTCAAGGCGGATGGCTACGGCCATGGCGCCGTCCAAATTGCCCGTTTCTGTGCCGGGGAGGGTGTGGGCGCCTTCGCAGTGGCCACCGTAAATGAGGGGGCTACCCTGCGGCGTGCCGGGATCAAAGGTGATATTCTGGTGCTGGGGCGGACTTTTCCTCCGGAATTCTCCGAAGCGCACCGCCGAAACCTCATCCTTACCGTTGCAGATCCCGTCCACGCCGAAGAGCTTGCCGCCTTTGGAAAATCCCTCCGGCTCCATGTGGCTGTGGATACCGGAATGCATCGTCTGGGATTTCCCTCTTCGGAGGTTGACGCAGTGGCTGCGGTATACCGGGCTCCCCGCCTGCGGGCAGAAGGTCTTTTCACCCACCTTTGTGCCGCGGACAGCGACACACCCTCCGACCGCGCATTTACTCACAGTCAGATCGACGCCTTTTTCGCGCTTGCAGCGAATCTGAAGGCCCGCGGGATCGATCCCGGCGTGCTCCATATCCAGGCCAGCGCCGGCATCTACTCTTGTCCGGCTCTCCCCTGTTCCCTTGTCCGCCCCGGACTGGCACTTTACGGGGTGGGCAGCTCCGGACTTCGTCCCGTACTCACACTGAAATGCAGGGTCGCGGCGATCCATGTCCTGGCCCCGGGCGATACGGCGGGCTATGGCCGGACCTTTACAGCCAGCCGCCCCACCCGTCTGGCCGTGCTCTCCATTGGCTATGCCGACGGCTTTCCCCGCGCATTGGGCGGACGGGGCCACGCGCTGATCGCCGGAAAAAGCGCGCCTATCGTGGGACGTGTCTGCATGGACCAGACTCTGTGTGATGTTACCGCTATCCCCGCCGCAGTGCCTAGATGTGAAGCCGTCCTCATCGGCTCCGGTCTGGACGCCGCAGCCGTGGCCGGCGCTGCGGAGACCATCCCCAATGAGCTTCTCTCACGGCTGGGCGTCAGGGTCCAGCGGGTCCATCGCATGCCCTCATAA